In Magallana gigas chromosome 1, xbMagGiga1.1, whole genome shotgun sequence, the sequence ATTTAATTGGATAAGAATGATCCAttgcaaatatttgattttaacatgGAGAAAAGAACTGTGAAATCTGACAGTAAATACTAACTTCTAAAAGTCACTTACTTGtctcattaatatttataatacctGTACATGCAAAGTACTTGGTTtaaagttaatatattaaaatatagaaccataaattaattcaaacaaaaaaacaactagcaaaatgaacaataactctaaaaaacaacaacatttctGAAGACTAGACTACCAAGTTTCTATTAAacacaaagcaaaaacaattaaCAAAAGAATGACTTCAGATAGACACTGTCCTTTCAACCTTGCCAGCCTACTAAGGATTGACTTGCTGTTCTATCATCCACTTGCTATCATCCACTGCAAGAAACTTATCCTAATCCAAATCCAAACTTATGAACTAAACCAATCAGAGAATGAAGCAGAACAGGGGCCTAGGACCTCAGATGAACACTGTCCTTTCACCCTTGCCAGCCTACTACAGGACTGACTTGCTGTCCTACTATCATTCTCTGCAAGAAACTTATCCTTATGAATTTACCCACCCTGAAAACAGAAATTGATGTATTGAAAATCAAACTACAAGACTCTTCATTTTATCCCACTTCACACCCCATCTTTGTCTGCAGGATCTAgaagaaaaaaggaaatacatgcatatatttttcaaatctatATTTcaatagatgaaataaaaatacaattaaatttcatctaaaaattaaataccATTTCTTTGGTCTTCTCTTGTGAACACAATGACCTGTTTCTTGCCATTGATGGTGGTTACAATCCTCCTACCAAGCATAGAGGGAGGCACTCTCATCCATGTTGGCTGCCCCAAACCAGTTTCAACACTAGAttgaagtatatatatatagtagttAAAAAGATTATGTTTGAAAAAGCTCTCTGAAGTAGGTAAAgtacaaatgatttttaaaacatacctGAATACACTTTGCTGTGGTGCAGGTTGTGTAGGAAGTGTATTGGTTGTCGGTGGAACCAGTCTCAGGGGAGGATACGGAGCCACAGATGGTCCTGGCAACGAAACTGGCACTGTGGAGTCTTGAGATGATCTAAATAGttgaaaaaagatattaaaaatcattaatatatacataaatgaaaATACCACAAAATGTCTTTGAACAATTACAACAAAAAACCTGCTCGACTACCggcaatacagtaaaacatggttataatgAACATGCAAAATTGCTAATCCCTGGCACTTCGCTATAAGCGTTTTTTACTGTGTATATCACATCATCTTAagatttgaaattattattttggcATCATTCACACtgaaattttatgtttaaaatcattcttGAAAGAGAAGATTGAAGCCATACCCAGAGACATTAGGAAGAAGGTTCCTCATTTCTTCCTCTGTTGGTTTTCTTAGACGGGGTTTTGGGATCCGACCAGGCTTTTTGACAGTTGGTCTAAATCTAGGCTGCAACAAATTCTTAGCATTAGAAGAAATTTTCTCTGTCTTTTTGAAATCTTTCAGAGAATTGTGTATTTGATTGCTACCCTCATTTGCTGCAATAATATGGTCTAATGCACTTGAAATATTGTCTAGTCTGTGTTTTTGAACTGATGGGTTGTTTTTAATCTGTTCAGCTATTGTGTTTAATTTCTGTTCAATGTGCTGTATCTTTAGTTCAGTACAATCACGTGTAGATGTTGAAGAATCAGTGTCCCTGCTACTTGCATATTGTTTTGACGAAAAGTCTGTATTAGCATTAGATGGATGATCTTTATGTGAATTAAGGTTGGcaaatgcatgtattttgtGCAAATGTTTACAAACATGACCATTTTTGTAATCCAGACAGGAGCATGAAAAAAGATGTTTACAAAGGTCGATGCAAGGAAATGTTTTACACTTGTTGAAGCAATACTTCTCACTGCATATGTCAACTAGTTTCTTTATGTCATACGTTGAATCAGATGAagtaactgtaaaaaaaaagtcactgatttgaaaaatacaGGAATCATCAATTTCTAAACTTCTCTGATGACgatcaaaattattaatattttcaccAGAGGGCAAATTATAACTTAAACGACGAAGTCTTGTCATgaacagatttttttcaatttgtaagaGGGTATCAACCAAAACATCAATCCGTCTATTGCGTTTTCCTtcaaaatatatagttttaagTTGATTGTGAAAACTTTCTACAAACATATTTGTATGAACATTTCCAAATTCCCCACTTCGAAAACATTTTGCCCAAATTTCTTTTCTGCTCAGGTAAGAATTCTGAAAGTAATGTAAAAATTCTTGATTAGATTCCTGAAGTTTTCTCAACAATCCCTGGACATAAGAAGAGAATAGATTTTCAGACTGTGCTTGTAAACAAGCACataaataagtataaatttcTGCTTGTAATTCCTCATCCTTAATAAGTTGTCGaatcttttttttccaattttcatgaacatgccaatgacaaagaaaatgtttaaggtcCCCCCCAAAAACTTTCTTCGCAGCATTCCAACCTGAATTGTCGTCATCTGTCATCAGTATATTAACTTTAGTATTAGGAGATTTCATTTTGACGGAGTTCAAACAGACAGAGATTACATCCTCACTCTCTCTATTGCTAACACAAAATGCCACAGGATAACCATGCCTAAATTCATCTAAAACCAAGagatttatcaatttaaaagaataaacattTGTCTTGTGGGTTGAATCCATACAAAGTATAAGTGAAGcaaatttcttaaacatttcAAGCTGTTGTTTAGTCATTATTGCAAGCATAAAATCTTCCTTCTGTAGACCTGTCAATGGATCGTCAATGTTCTGCTGTTTGTACACTAATACTGGattgtaaatttcatttcttaattcaTTAACTTTCAAAAAGGTTGAAGTTGCATCGTCAGAATGTCTCATTACAGATGAGTCAACaatagttttctttaaattgtgaatAGTTTTCCTATCCAACAAATGATAGTATTTTAATTTACTTAAGTCGTCACGTCCGTTGCGTTCACCTACATTTTCTCGTATTCTGTCAAGTATAGTGTTTATTGGTATTTTCAGGGCTAACATTGTACAAATCTCGGACTTGACAGAATCTGGTAAAGGCAAAAATTTGCTTTCTTCAAAGGACAATGAGTGTGTATGCGATTTGATATACTTTACCTGAACAGATCCATCTGACTTAACTTTAACCGACATCCTCGAAGGACACAATTTCTGAATTTTGCAAGACcctttgatattttctttgcGTTTTCCTAAATAACTTTTACCCTTTTTTAAGTGAATACGTTTGACCCCATCCCTGTGACACACAAGAGTATAGGACTGACTGCCATctttgtttactttatttttccGCTGCTTTACATATCTGCTGTGTATTTTAATACTCTCCTGCTCTTTAAACtgttcaaataaatcaatactTTCAAAAGTTAGActttcaacatctatacatgctccatgaaaattttgaaggtgATCAACTAATGTATCCACATTATGAAACTTCAAAGCACATGTGGATATAgaacacaatattttttggCCATTTTCTTTCTCATGAGCCAACTTTTGGTGACGCATCATAGTTGCTTTGTTGTAAAAACTTCTATTGCACCTAGGGCATTTTGTCTGAGATCTTGAACTATCACCTTTGTCAACATACTGTCTACCATATGAATGTTCAGTATTTTGATTCTGTACTTTGTGGCTTTTAATATCTTCCAGCACATCTAAACTAAAAGGTTTGCAAGTTTTGGCATCAGATCTCCAATTGTAACTGCTTTTACCCGTATTATTGTCTGAAACACTGGCAGTGTTTTGTGATGACCCAGTTGGAGCTGTGTGTTCCTTTAATTCTGGATTTTCTACTACTGATTCATAATGCCCACCCCCAGCCCGTGTCCAAACCAAATGAATAATATTACCTGAGTTGTGAAAATTGTGTTCTAAAGTATTAACCACTGGATTTTGAGAATCCCCTCCTATAGTTACAAGTATGTTCAAATTTAACACTCTTGATAAAGCTAGTATGGATTCCTGCCCAGCAAATGTTCCTAATTGTCTTAAATTATTTAGATACCTGGTAGTTTCTGACAGAAACAGAACTAACAGAACGAAACAAACAGTTACCATCTCCCTGAATATGGGCCCTATACAAACCGTACTGATGCAAATATTCATCCTGTTGAATTACTTGCATTTGGTGTTCATCAACATTTTGAAGTTCTATTGTCTGAGTTTTACTTATTTCATGCAAAATGTTTTCTGTTGACTGAAGTTCCTAAGAAAATAGAAAGGAATCGAAATAAATATGATGCATCAAAAAGACCATTTGTAAACAACAAAagaaatttgaaacatttgattCACTTTTGTTCAAATAAGAAAGGTTTTTGGTGAAGATAAAATAGTGGAATTTTCTATGtaattttcatatcatgaaTTAACAAGACATTATAAgttaatttaaatcatataaatgagagaaaaaaaaattataaggcataataattataataaatatatactttatttttgtacttcaaacaaaaatagattAGTTTGTTAATTTAAGGCAGTGACAAATATGCTATAATCCATTAGTCATACAAAAAGCCATTCAACTCTGGCAGTGATGGGAATTGAACCCATGTCTTAGACTGTCCATACACTACCTGTCCTGATGTTAGTTTGGTGcagcaaaatattatattatgttaGAAAGTTGCAAAGAATTTGGTAAGCAAAGTGTAAGCAAGACAAGGCAAGAAAAGGCAGTGACATAAAGTAAGTCTTAAACTAGTGCTTTGAACTTTATTAATGTATGCAGGGATTAATCTAGGGCATATTTTCAGCCTATATTCAGtaccccccccaaaaaaaaatgagaagatTTCCCCTAAATCTCCTCTTTTCCCCATTTGATAAGTAAATATTCTCCCTTTACTATATAAAAAGctcatatattattgtttttctttttattgtgcTTATAGCTACTCCAAATGGGGTTAAATATGTAAGTTATGTGAGCATTTGAATTGTGTGAGCATTTTATGTTCTGTTAAAGgtcataaaatgttaaaattcaattacagCCAGGTGGCTTTGGCCCTCTGGTCCCCTGAACAGGACTCTGACCCCAGACTGATTTTCCCAAAATCTCCAGAGAGGGTAGTTTTCCCCAAAACCTAGATTAATCACTGGTATGACTGATTTTACACCATCAATctataagtattttttaagataaacaaaGCACTGTGAGTTCCAAGTAAAATGTGCATAAAAGTGATAAAAGGGTGCAAGGTAAATACAtctaaatattgttatttctatatatcaagtgttaatgtacaaaaagaAAGCAGAAGACAATTAAGCAAGATAgagttatatataattatgggGATCAAACCCAAATCTTCTTCTTCATAATCCTGCAATAATTTCAAACATCTTCATAAAAGTTACTATTCCAATCTTATCAAATCTTATCAGCAACATATTTGTTGTTCAATCACAAAAACATAACAAGAGTTACATGGGCCAAATTACTCACCTAAGCAattataaaatcagttttatggagtcatataaaaatatatgaacaatGTAGTAAAATAATCATGTATACGAAAGATTtctttatgttaaatactgagtCCCTTTTGTAACAGGTTGATTTCATAGCCATATCACAAATATTGGACATTGCAGTTCTCAATAAGATCTTAAACATATCGAGAGACAAATAAgccttgacggtcacctgagtaccatagcccatacacaaacttgtcgaggggtctcatatatgcatttaattaattctcaatctggagtagaaaaattataatatcgTAATGttgaccacctccctgcctaaaatctttcaaaatggACTATGAAATCTATCATTTTAGCAAAAAACTTCAAGATCATAATAGAGTGcatgacctgatattgaaaaggtgcaagactctgatagaaaataattttctcatatttgttaactttcaagataggttttatgtgtttatgttttcacagataaactaaaacaaggtggctagtagacatgttttatttaaaaaaaacaacctccCATCCCCCATCCCCAGGGGCAGACAGAAACTTTCCTTGTGGGCatttacaaaaagaaacagCTTTAAAAGGTATAATATGTTACTCACTTTAGCTTTTGAACATTCAACCTTCACGAACACTCATACCATCTTGCATTTATACccaaatcattttacatgtactgctTATCAGTGATGTTTGGTTATCCAATTATTACTTTACTACTAACaattctatttgtttatttacaaagttcaaaaatggtttttgtttcaaataataaaagtacCTGCATAACTCCTTTGATCATAcaacttcttaattacatttataCATCAGAACCACCCTCCACTGGATtagacaagttttactgtaaatgCTGCTATgggttaaatacatttaatgcaTGCCCAGTGtgaattattatttgtttaaaattgaaatgtaattatttacaattatgaaataaaaaaagtttacttTGACAACAACATTGcacaaattttgatcaaaaaagCCCAGGTGAGCTAAGTTACATCAGTCCAAATTTGCCAGCATTTAAGTACCAAAaatatccattattttttaaaattcacaaacATGTAACATAACTTGGGACAGTTTATCCTCCTTTATGAACTGCTCCACAGTTTTGAAAGCATAAATTGACCCTTGTTATGTTATCAAGTATAACAAAGGTAGACATTAGATTCTTACCTTTAATGCAATTATGTACTTGGGTGAATATATGCATCAAGTACTGTAGACTTATAGACtaaaaagtaatacatgtatttttttcgaCACTTACTCCCTTATTACGACTACTTACTTGTAACTGGGCATCTGTCAATAAAGGTGGCAAAAGGTTTTCCtgtaacaaataattaaatatttaaggtgTGATAAAATGACCACTGCATTTACCTCAGGCTAAGTGTTAATTTTCCTTCTAATTATTAGCTTATATTCATTTAAGGAATGAAAGGATAAATGAGTTTTCTTTTGACACCACAAACATTGAACACTGTCACAAAATTCACACTTGTTGATGTTACAGTTGCTATTCCATTAATTGGATGTAACTGTCAAGATGTAACAGGACTTTTGAAgtataaatcacatttacaGACATGGCATgaagacatttaaaaatattaattcatattaatgtatagtagtacatgtattagtatacCCAGTGTCTGGACTTTACCTGAGACAGGAATGGCAGATGCAGATCTTCACCAATGCAGTGGACAGGAGTCAGGAGAGCAATCTGTTAATTATCAACCAGCAAGAGTAACAATACAGGACTTTTTTTTCACTTACAAATTGactgcaatttaaaaaatagcagGAGATAAAAGGTATTGATACTATATACAAATAACATGGATTAAGACtatatatactaatattttgaaacaggaataaagaaataaaaccaTAAACCATCCTTCAAGCCCCTGAGATGGCTCAATTCTCCATCCCCTATTTAATTTGCTGTTTTggtttggtggttttttttatcacactTATGCTATGTAGGAACATTATTTTCAACCAGACACATATAAATTTTAGTAAGGTTCTGCGCTAATTCTGGCAATAGCCATTAAACCTAATAAATTTCACCTCACAAGTTTTTGTTTCATCTAAATAATGTGTGCTGTTCTAATAAGATACATGCGTgacatataaataataaataaataataattaattaattatatagcTCATGAAAAAGCTATAGATATACTCGTTTGTAAAATCAACAAAAGAATATAATTCAATATAGTAAATCACTGAAATAGATTTGAATTTAtgtattctaaaatataattttaatcaatcacAAAGTAATCAAACAACTaagttttttcttcaatatttttttttgtacatgccCATGTACCGGAGATATGGCAAAATAAATATTCCTTagctataatgaaaaaataaatcaatagtttcaaagaaacagataaatatttttctgttttaataacTAATTACAATTAAATGACTTTTGATTAAAATGGAACCTACCAAGAAGAAAAAACCTTCAAGATTCATTTCAGTTCGTCTACCCGCCATGTTGAAACGAAGTGAAAGAAGAGAAGTCTGAGTGCGCATGCGCAACTGTATAGCAGGGAGCTGCCGAAAGTTGAATCTGTTGATTAGTGTAGTGTCGTGTTTTTTTTAACCCACATTAGATCCGCCACTTGAATCGATAGCGCACATGAGTTTAAATGGGAATCCCTTTAGCCTAACCGAAAATGAAACTAGAATTTCATGTTTACTCTATCCCCGGGCCATCCCCCTTCAAACACGTTAACAAGacttattgtaaaataataatttaattttacatgagATTAAGAAACTTGTATACTAATATATTATCTCTTTATGTCCAATATATTACAGGTGACTGATCAaatgtattatacatataccGTTCAACAGATGTAATTTGATACGTAatttctgagagagagagagagagagagagagagagagagagagagagagagacctacCTGTTTAGATCCACACAACAATATACGTAATCTTCCTTTTAAATACAATCCGCCGGGTTGCCGAACAATACGCGTTCAATCAGCAGTAGTTCGATAACACCGGCCTAATCCTCCACACAGAGAGATCGCTGTCGCTTCTGTTGATTAACTTGGTCACATCCGGGCTACTTCTATTTTCCTCGGGAAGTTCATCAGCCGAGATTTTCCCGGTCACTTAATTCCGTTTGTTGTCGGTGTTTTTATTTTCCTCAGGGTGTTCCCCTCTCTCTGACTCATAACGCCCACATTTAAATAACTGAACGCTCCGTCTATTCATTCCATCTGTCTATCTTCTGTCTTCTTTCTTTCTATCTGCCAATCGCTCTCAGATGAATCGATATCTTGATAATATAATGCGTCCAAACAAGGGCCCCTGGGAAGCATAGGCATAAAAGTGTGTCAAGCTCTGTTATGCATAACGTGCACGtgagttatatatataattaaatccaATGGATTACATTGTGCAGTAAGATCAGTGACCGCGTGTACACATGTAggtcaatttattattttttgtcacGGTCCGCCGCCCGGTGAATTGCCGTGTTTATAGATAAACGCACGCATCTGTTGCGTAATACTGATACTTATCCGTTTGTTTATTGTTCATTACAATGGGAAGATAATGTGTATGGAGATAagatgagagagaaagagagagagagagagagagagagagagagagagagagagagagagagacagacagacagacagacagacagacagacagacagagagatgTTTGTTGCTTCTTAGgatctttttaacattttgatgTCTTAAGGCATCCGATCTATATTAATTGGGACCTAATTTTTCCAACCTTGAATATCCATCATGTACTTAATGCTCTGTTATTAATTTATAGCAATATAgagtaaaaaatgatttaccGTGAGAAATTTCCAAACATATTATTGTAATAGGGtgcattttatgataattacattcatgcatattattcatatttcatcatcatcatcctatattccatattttacatgtacatatttagaaACAGACTAATATCCCTATAACTCCCTGTCTTTTATGCATCTATCAAGTAATCATTACTTAATTACCTATTCTAGTGGTTTCTAATATTTTATAGCCCTAAGTCATTTCACCTGTATGGTCACTTACATACATGTGGACAAGATCAGGTGGTTTACTTAGCCAATAgtatgtttttatgattttttcccGCTTTAACTGAGTAGCCTTTGTGACAGACCAAGGCTAGTATTCCTAGGAGTAAGACCTAATTTCTTCAAGAGACGATttcacttatttatttatttcatcaacATATTTGAAGCAGTCATTTATATTAAAGAGTACCATTCTCAGAGTAATCAGGATTGTGCATGAAACCTTGTTCCATAAACAGGGTTTAAATCCTTTATCCGAATAAATGAAGAACCCTTAAAGTggatttgtttgtttctttgggACAACCCACTATCACATTTGGCGCCCACGTTGCATTCGGATACCAAGGGGATGGGGACCACACATGAAGCTGACTGATGTCTACAGATTCTTATGGTGGAAAGCCGAGGTCTATACAGATTGAACACTGGACTCATGTTTTGTGACTCTTGAATCCTGACCTGTTCCAGATTCCAGACTCCGGATCGAGCCATTCAACACCTTGAGATAACAGACAGCAGACAGTGCAGCCTTTTTGATCATGTGAGTGACTAGAACATTAAGAAAGTGATTCTTGCTTTGATGACTGTTTAACTGTCTGTCTGGGTGTCTGTAGtaacttttcatttaattattgaCATTGCATTGAGCATTGATTGATCTCTTAGACTAGATCTAtttgattattatcaaatatagaCTTTTGGTATTTCATGTTTCTATGTAGatagtatttattttcaatatttgaatTCTGCCAATCATCATCAGTTTTAAAATCATCattcatttttcattgctataaatacttgcaatttattttgttatgtagagttattgccctttataCAGAGcaattcattattcatttttgaaaaaaattttgaaatcaatttgtgattaaattttttgaattagCCTTAATGTAGCAATCTAAAAGTAagacatttttcattaatttgataaatttttccattttttttccattgacaatttatttttgacatttaaaattttttttttctgcctCTGACTGCATTCATTTTTGACAGTtgcattttaaatttagatataCATTTTGCATTTGAGTcctacatcattttttttctttggtttaaacctgattaattattttttcaaacattttgatCATTAGGtccatttttttcatatacacaCTCACCCATTCATTCTCCCTTTCATCCACTCATGTTATGCATGTAAAGCACATGCATCAAGGGCAGATAATCTTCAAATGAATACTATATGACTATTAACATTTACTTGAATCATTCATTTGAGTGAACTGTGAACACTATGCTGTGATTTTCAAGGAGACGCTGAAATTCAAGTGATATAACTGTGAAATTTAGTGAAAAAGCAGATATTTGTGATTTGCATATAAATATTGTGAATTGTGTACCAACTGAAAATTCAGCATGGGAGACAAAATTTCTGAGGAGGAAGGAAAGAAAATCATTGAAGCATTTGAAgctttgaaattaaaaccaaaatGCGATACACCAGACGATCTCAAGAAATGGCTGGAGGAGAAGTCGCAACTTGGAGCAACAGCGAAAATAAAAACTGAACAAACAGATGAGACAACCAAACAGTATATGAACTTTCCTAGGATTTCAACATTTTCTGGATCGCCGAGAGGAGAAACAAGTTACGAACTATGGCGCTACGAAATCCAATGTTTACTCAACGAGAAAGTATATAGACATGATCAGATTCTACAAGCCATCCGGAGATCAGTGAAAGGAGAAGCAGCCAACATCCTCATGAGACTCGGACCAGGAGCAACAATAGATAGCATCATTCAGAAAATGAACTCCATCTACGATACTATTGACAGTTGTCAAAGAATACTTGGACAATTCTATAGTGCTCAACAAGAGGAAAATGAAAGTGTTTCTGACTGGGGATGTAGACTTGAACAGATCATAAATAAAGCTGTGATGCATGGTGAAGTTCGACATTCTCAAGTTGACAATATGTTACGTCATGCATTCTGGGATGGACTTCAATCTGACTTGAAGGAT encodes:
- the LOC136272658 gene encoding uncharacterized protein — encoded protein: MRNLLPNVSGSSQDSTVPVSLPGPSVAPYPPLRLVPPTTNTLPTQPAPQQSVFSVETGLGQPTWMRVPPSMLGRRIVTTINGKKQVIVFTREDQRNDPADKDGV
- the LOC136276241 gene encoding uncharacterized protein, with the protein product MGDKISEEEGKKIIEAFEALKLKPKCDTPDDLKKWLEEKSQLGATAKIKTEQTDETTKQYMNFPRISTFSGSPRGETSYELWRYEIQCLLNEKVYRHDQILQAIRRSVKGEAANILMRLGPGATIDSIIQKMNSIYDTIDSCQRILGQFYSAQQEENESVSDWGCRLEQIINKAVMHGEVRHSQVDNMLRHAFWDGLQSDLKDISGYIHDKILSFDELRSELRAIEQDHERRKVNKGKKTGPTVMSVTHEEDEASGMDDIKGMLLKLTADVQQLKDDSLQQPQPPYHRNFFPRNNGARFQHPVAPRPQVPIQQQQFGQQQQSSFGGQQGNYFQARHQRPGRSSLGPNGLPICYRCGQEGHVQYGCRVRTDHVSRPLNYRGLASRGRR